Genomic DNA from Pelorhabdus rhamnosifermentans:
CGTGTGGTTGTTATTTTAGCTGTTCTCTTGATCCATGCCGACTGAATAGAGAACTTACCGACATACTCTGGACGCAAGCCTAAATTATTCGAAGTATTTTCAGCAAACGTAAGCAGCTCACTTTCCAGTTTGACAACGCGGGCCTCTTCGTATTTGTCAATTTGTTCTTTAAGCGGTTTTTCAGCTTGCTCAATGAGCGCCTGCAATTCCTTGATTTCAGATTCAAATTGTTTGTAAGGTTCTTCAAGCTTTTTCTTAACTGTTTTACGAAAACCGTCGATTTTAGTCCTGACACCGGCAATCTCTTTCTGCGCGGCTTCCATATCTTTTAGATTGTCTTCGGTAACGACTAGGCCAGTATACTTTGATATGTAACCGGATAAATTCGCTTTAATATCACTGAAATTCCAAGTAAACTCATGGACATCTTTAATGATCTTAGGTTCCATTTCAGCTGATCCCGGTGGAATCTCGCTTGATAATACAACTTCATTTTTCAAGAAAATCACCTCGTTTCAATTGTTCTGACCAATCAGGAACTCCTACAGCAACACATTCGGCAATTGATGCATAGTACTCATTGCTGGTAATTACTTTTTTAATGCTAACAAAATCGCCAACCGGAAATTTCGTAGAATAAGCGTTCAAAAAATTCCTTGCTGCATCTATAGTAGGAAAAGCTATGGCTGAGTCCTGACCAACAGCATCAATTTTTGACCAAAAATAGAACCCTAAACAACTGCCAAGATATACGCCAATGCCTTTGCTTACGATAATGTAACGTTCGAACAATTAAATCACCTACGATTCATGTATATTTTTACTTGCATTTACATATCATAATTTGGGAAGTTTCGGCCCGCGCCAAAAATAATTAAGACTGCTTCCTCAATTTCCAATGTCTTCGCTGGACCATGAAAATCTCAATTGCCCCGTTAATTAAAACGACTCGTCCAATTTCTAACCAACGTTGCCGGCGGAGCCTTTTGGCTTGTCTTACGGTTGCTCGGACAACTTTCAAACAAAACACCTTCTTTCCTGCAAGCAAGTTCCCAACAATAGTACGCAATTCCGTCTGCACGTGATGATTCGAACGAATGATATATTACGGACAACCGAATTAATTCAGTCGGTGAAAACAAGTCAAATATGAAATCACGATCAATTGCATAAGCGTAACCGCTGCGGTAATCAGGATCATTCAGTAATCTAAACAGATGATTTGAAATATCTGCGTTTAACATGACAGCCCCTTTCGTGATGTGATATAATCGAATCAAGCAATTTTTAATTACCCTTGAATCGTCTGTGCGCCAACGCAGGCGATTCTTTTATTCCCATAACGCTAGTGCCAACAGTTCGCAAACAACAATCAATACCGATAGCACTGTTTTTACGACTGTCCACTCATACCGTGTCTGGGCTTTAAACTTATCGATGAATCGTACATTCACAATTTCACTCTCTAATACATTCATGTATTACGCCTCCTTTCAGCTTTTTCCAGCAAACCCTGTAACCCGATTTTTACGGCCCAGTCAACCACTTCTTTCGCAGTTATACGCGGTAGACTGCCAGGGTTAAAAACATCAGTGTCAATTAATTTCTGTACACGGGCCGT
This window encodes:
- a CDS encoding DUF1351 domain-containing protein — protein: MKNEVVLSSEIPPGSAEMEPKIIKDVHEFTWNFSDIKANLSGYISKYTGLVVTEDNLKDMEAAQKEIAGVRTKIDGFRKTVKKKLEEPYKQFESEIKELQALIEQAEKPLKEQIDKYEEARVVKLESELLTFAENTSNNLGLRPEYVGKFSIQSAWIKRTAKITTTR